The nucleotide window ACGTACAGCGTCGGCCAGGCGGTCGAGGGCGCCCGCAGTTACGCGAACGACATCGGACGCGAGGTGCTCCGGGACGTCGACGTGGAGTACGACGCCGTCGGGAGCGTCGGCGACAGGGCGGAGACCATCCTCACCGAGACTGACCGGCGCGGGTGCGACCACGTCTTCCTCGCCGGTCGGAAGCGGTCGCCGGCCGGCAAGGCGCTATTCGGCGACGATGCACAGCGGGTCATCCTCGACGCCGACGTCCCGGTTACGGTCGTCACCGAGTGAACCCATCGGGCCGGATTCGCGGCTGAGAATCGGCCCGTGGGGTTTTTATGTGACGTCCGGGAGGGTGTATCCATGAATCAGGGGTCCGACATCGACGACACCGTGGTCGTGCAGGGGGACGGTGTCACCGTAGAGAAGCGCTTCGCCGCGGACGAGTTCCCCGTCCCGGCCGTCTCGTTCACCCTCCGGACGGAGCGGGACGACCCGGCCGAGTTCCGACTCGTCGACGACATCCCAGAGGACTTCCCGATGGACCGGGTCGGGTTCCACCCGGAGTACGAGTCCGAACACTGGACGGCGTACCAGGACCACCGGGTCGAGTACCGACGACGCCTCGAACCGGGGGAGGAGGTCACGACGGTGTACGGCATCCGGACGGACGATCCGAGCCGAGGCGAGGAGTTCCTCGGCGAGCCCTCCATCGAGGAGGTCGCCGAGGACGCGGACCCCGTCGGCGACGTCGC belongs to Halorarum halophilum and includes:
- a CDS encoding universal stress protein, with the protein product MEHALAVVGPTETAKELVREAGELAAGVDADLTLIHVTDEETYDEQREQLAKVTSASSTYSVGQAVEGARSYANDIGREVLRDVDVEYDAVGSVGDRAETILTETDRRGCDHVFLAGRKRSPAGKALFGDDAQRVILDADVPVTVVTE